The Anabaena sphaerica FACHB-251 nucleotide sequence TATAGCTGTTAACAGTAAAATTCAAGTGAAAGTCACTCCTGGACGTGCTACACCTATCAGTTTTAGTCAAACTGACGAAACTATTGCTTACATTTTACTAGCAGATCCTTCACGACTGGTCTACACTACAGATGCAGATTTAAACAGTGGAAAAGCTACAACCATTTTTTTAAGAATAATCAAAACTTTGAAGTTTCCTCAAACTACCTCTACTAATATTACTAATTTACTGGTGCAAACTGTAGATTCTCAAGGACAAAAGCGACTTTACAATTTTGATATCATCCCCCATCGAGGAAAACCTGATTATGTTGGGATTCAAATTGCAAATGCAATTCCAGGACAACAGAAATTATTAATAGATAAAAAACGCACTGCTACAGTTGATGATATTGAAAATGGGCTAAGAATTGCTATTAATCGTGGTTATACCCAAAAAAATGATCCTGTTGTTCCTAAAGTGCAGCAGGTTTTAGTGTTGTTACGCACTAGCAAAGTCACTATTACAGAGGCAGCTAAATCTGTTGATATACCAATTGCTGTAATTTCGGAGTTAGGGAAAATAGCAATTAATCAGAGTAATTGTAAATTGCTTTTGAATGGTTGTTAAATGAAATAACGAAATAACTGTGTACAATTCTACTTACCCTGATTGATAAAATACTTTAACTTAAGTAGGGGTTGCTGAATAAAACCAAGACCCGGATAAATCAAAGGTTTGAGGCTGATAAACACAGAAATTAGTGCAAAGATATAGTGTCTACAGCATGAAAAACCGTTCGGCTGACGCTCACGGCGAAGCCTTACACTTTTGTGGAGTTCAAGAGATGGAAAAGAAGTTTTCAAATCTCCTCCAGCATAGCTGCCTCCTGACTGGGAATTTTAGATTTTAGATTGGAGTGGACAAAAACAATCCAAAATCCAAAATTGAGAACTCCTGCCTCCAAGCCTTCACGAGAAGACTTTCTCAGCAAACCCTAAGTAATGTTCTAGTCAATTTTCATATCTTGTTGAACCCAATTTTTTATTTTCATAAATTGTTCGGACATTTCTGCTTGACTTAAATTAATTTCATCAGTGTCATTAACCAAATTAACAAACTTCTGTAACTCAGCTTGTTGCATATCATTAACATTTTGCAATTGTGCTAATTCTTGCTCCTGAGACACTACCACCGCATTTAATCGTTCAACTTCTGACATCAATGGGGCAATTGTTTTTTCTAACTCTGAATTAACCACCTTTACTGCCTGTTTAGAAAATGTGTTGTGCCACCCGCTTTGATTCGCTTCTTCTAGTGATTTTTCTAACTCAGCTACCCGTTGTTCTAATTGCTGGTTTTTAATGAAGATATTTTGCACTGCGGCTAACTGCTTCTCTGTATCAATTAACTTTTCAATTAATTTTTCCTTTTCTTGTGCTATTTTTTGGGAATGTTGAGCAGCAGCTTTTAATTCCTCTGCGGCAGCTTTCAGGGCTGCATCACGAATTTCCACAAAGCGACCTAATTCTTCTTCTGCTTTTTCTCTTTCCCGTTGTGCCAAGGCTTCAGCAATTTTTTCTTCTACTTGTTGTGCAGTAAATGTCTCTTGGAGGTGATTTCTACTACCGCGCTTTGCTATTATTATTTCTGGCTGAATTTGTGCAGGTTTAAACAATGTTTTTGTGAATGACCCTTGAGAAACTGTATGATCTAACAGTACCCACCAAGATTCATTACCATTTAGTTCCCATTTGGCGGTAATAATACCTTTGTAGCCTTCCCATTCTCCATCAACAACGACAACGCGCACCCCTAGAGCAAATTTGGGAATGTCTGTTTGTTCATGATTGCTAGGAATAGAATTGGAATTAGTTGCTTTTGTACTGGTTGCAGTTTTACCAGATGTAGACTTGATTTGTGCTGCTGTTTTCTTGCCTGACCCTACGAGTTCTTCAACCAGGTGATGCGCTACTTTGGTAAGTTGTCGCAAAGCAGCAACACTCCAATTTTGGACTTTTTCTTTCACCAAACGTTGTATCCGTTCTGGAAGTCCTTCAAACCAAGTGTAAATTTTCATGGCTGAGGAAGCAATGTAACGGGATGCCCCAAAGTCGGCACTCGATAACCAGGTGTTAAATACTTGCTTACCATGAGGGCAAACAGCAAGGCAGTCGTTGTAGATTTCCTGTAATGCTTTACCACTGGCTAGTATTCCGTCAAATGTCTGACGGACAAAGCCCAGGAAGTTAACTAGGGTGGTTTTGGCTTTGTTTTGAAGTGCGGGGTCTGTAAATTGCTGGTAGTCGAAGCTGTACGTCACCGCAAAGGGGGCGATATCATCAGCTTGTCTGTGAATGTATTGGTCTAGTTCCTGCTGGGCTGTTGCTTGAATGTCCGCTAGAGCTTCCCTAAAACCTTGAGCTTGTGTCATCATAGTAGTGACCTCGAAATATTAGGTCTATTTGTGAAAGGGCGATCTGAATTCCGGCAAGAATGTGCGATCGCCTTTTTGCTTTCTCTATTATAGCGATTAAATCTTTAATTCTCTAATCGGCATAATGTATACAATTGTAATTGAAAATAGAAATGAAGGACTTTGAAATGACAGAATTATTAATGAATCGTAACGTGCCACCAAAATTTACTAAGCGTAGTGATAGAAAGGCTGTGCAGCAATCGAAGGTTAAAATTCGTTGTCGCTTACAGGATTTAATTGATGCCCAGGATTTGACTAGATCGGCTTTGGCTGAGGCCACTGGGTTAACTGCTACTGCTGTTAGGGGATTGTGTGATAACTCTGCTAAACGTTATGACGTTGATACTTTAGCTGTTCTGTGTGATTTTTTTGGTTGTGGAATGGGTGAATTATTTGAAGTTGTCCCAAAAGAAGGCCATATCGAATAAATCAGCATTTCCTAACTCTATTTTTATTACACACAGATGACTATAGAAATAGCTATTGAAGTCCTAATTTTAAGTTAATTTTGACAGAAATTTATGGTGCAAAGAATTGAAGAAATATTAGGTAATACAATTAGTGAATATACTCCTAATGCAATCAAGTTTCAGGATTTATCATTGGCAACATTGGAAGAGATTGTTAAAGATGGTCACACTACAACATCTGCAAGTTTTAACGCTGCTCCATCAGTGGGTTTATTTATCGAATTTGGACAGCGTTGCCAAGAAAAAGGATTAATAGTAAATTTTGATGGAGTAGCATTTACTAAGACAGATAACCCCGATTTAGTTGTTGATGCGATTACAGTCATCGGTGTAGAAGACTTAGATTTTGTCGGTGAATTTGTTAAATTTGTTTGGGGATGTGATGAGTTAGAGATAAATTCTCAAAAGTTATATGCTTGGTGGTATTAGCCATTGAACATAAATTACTGAAAAAAATAACCAGGGGTTAAATTGATTGATAAAAATTATTCGTAGTCGTGCAACTCCAGAACAAATTTAAGAGATGTTACAAGAGCTAAAGTTTTATATAAAGGTAGCGGTAGACCTTGAACGTCGTGTTTTAGCTGGTGGAGGTGAAATGCACTTTTACTGTGAACAAGCACTATTAGAAGATGGTAGTTTACAACAGGATATCTGGGCTGCAAGTTTTAGACCAGACAACAAACAAATAATTTATGAATCTATGGTAAATTTACGTCCTAGACAAAATCGTTCAATGGAAATTCAGGATGCTAAAATCAGAGAACAAGTTGCTGCAATTATTATGGAGTTTTTAGCATGATTAACTTAACTTATAACCAAGCAAGTTTTATTAAGGATGATGTTTCTATCAGGTTAAATAAATTAAATAATCACTTAAAACAGATTCAGGGATTATCAGAAGACCCTGATAATAATGAAGTAGTCAAAACTCTGATTAAAGAGACAATGTATTTTATTGAATGGATTGCCCCAGATGTAGAATTTGATCATGCTTTTGAGTTAGCTAATTTAGGAAGATTTCTAACAAAATGGTTAT carries:
- a CDS encoding helix-turn-helix domain-containing protein, which translates into the protein MKDFEMTELLMNRNVPPKFTKRSDRKAVQQSKVKIRCRLQDLIDAQDLTRSALAEATGLTATAVRGLCDNSAKRYDVDTLAVLCDFFGCGMGELFEVVPKEGHIE
- a CDS encoding DUF5674 family protein gives rise to the protein MLQELKFYIKVAVDLERRVLAGGGEMHFYCEQALLEDGSLQQDIWAASFRPDNKQIIYESMVNLRPRQNRSMEIQDAKIREQVAAIIMEFLA